From the genome of Thermogutta terrifontis, one region includes:
- a CDS encoding SDR family oxidoreductase, with the protein MAGNERKVIVITGVSRGLGRAMVDRFIALGHTVAGCARSASAVEELSTIYGPPHMFGKVDVANDQAVAEWAREVIAALGPPDLLINNAALINRNARLWEVPPGEFEQLLRVNIGGIYHTIRHFVPAMLGRKRGVVVNFSSYWGRSAAAEVGPYCATKFAVEGLTQSLAAELPPDLAAVVVNPGIIDTAMLRSCFGPEAANYPKPGDWARRVVPFLLSLDRRHNGQSLTAPWSERPEDI; encoded by the coding sequence ATGGCTGGCAATGAACGGAAGGTGATCGTGATCACGGGCGTCAGTCGCGGGCTGGGCCGGGCCATGGTGGACCGGTTCATCGCTCTCGGGCATACGGTGGCAGGCTGTGCCCGCTCGGCGTCCGCAGTGGAAGAACTTTCCACGATTTACGGCCCGCCGCACATGTTTGGCAAAGTGGATGTGGCCAACGACCAGGCGGTGGCGGAGTGGGCCAGGGAAGTCATCGCTGCACTGGGTCCGCCCGATCTGCTTATCAACAATGCGGCCTTGATCAACCGCAATGCCCGACTTTGGGAAGTTCCGCCCGGGGAATTTGAGCAACTGCTACGCGTGAACATCGGTGGCATTTATCACACGATCCGCCATTTTGTCCCCGCAATGCTGGGGCGGAAACGCGGGGTCGTCGTTAATTTCAGCTCTTACTGGGGAAGATCTGCGGCGGCGGAGGTTGGCCCGTATTGTGCCACCAAATTCGCGGTCGAAGGACTCACGCAGTCGTTAGCGGCAGAGCTTCCACCCGATCTCGCAGCGGTGGTCGTCAACCCAGGGATCATTGACACGGCCATGCTGCGAAGCTGCTTCGGTCCCGAGGCCGCCAATTACCCCAAACCCGGTGATTGGGCCCGGCGCGTGGTGCCCTTCCTGCTCTCACTTGACCGGCGTCACAACGGACAGTCTCTCACGGCACCGTGGTCGGAACGACCGGAGGATATCTGA
- a CDS encoding glycosyltransferase, which translates to MTAEGLSSSVALPLRILHIFARLNHGGAEIRTLELVRYLRTHHPELPLETHFCCLSGLPGTLDEVARGLGCQVHLLPLRSPGFIARFLKLLRDGRYDVVHSHVHHPSGLITLLAKTAGVPCRVVHFRSIDDGRPPGFARRMLVRLWKHLIDRSATHILGVSRCALQASWCPDWTGDNRCQVIYNGIDLGRFPDLMDRVARERLFEQLQLPSDMRVLVHVGRDTPAKNHKRLLSIFSELKKSLPQAVLLLVGDLAQNSSLLGEVRQHGVEGSVRFLGRRDDVPFILAAADLMVFPSLWEGMPGAVLESLAVGTPVVASDILPHREIAEQFPGCIWLVPLEESDKTWAERITQVPQPTPATRLAARSAFLAGPFSLQRAAEQLLNIWCSARADKNLFHVELGSHGKTTAEQRRAA; encoded by the coding sequence ATGACCGCGGAAGGTTTATCTTCGAGTGTCGCACTGCCTTTGCGTATCTTGCATATTTTTGCGAGGCTGAATCATGGCGGTGCAGAAATCCGTACTCTCGAGCTAGTGCGATATCTTCGCACGCATCATCCAGAGCTTCCCTTGGAAACTCATTTTTGTTGTTTGTCGGGATTGCCGGGAACGCTGGACGAGGTGGCCCGGGGTTTGGGCTGTCAGGTGCATCTTTTGCCGCTCCGCAGTCCGGGCTTTATCGCCAGGTTTCTGAAACTTCTCCGCGATGGCCGTTACGATGTCGTCCACTCGCATGTTCATCATCCCTCGGGACTCATCACGCTCCTGGCAAAAACGGCCGGTGTTCCTTGCCGCGTGGTGCATTTTCGGAGTATTGACGACGGACGCCCGCCGGGGTTTGCCAGGCGAATGTTGGTTCGATTGTGGAAACATCTCATCGATCGGTCGGCCACCCATATCCTCGGAGTGAGCAGGTGCGCCCTCCAAGCCTCCTGGTGCCCTGATTGGACCGGCGACAACCGATGTCAGGTGATTTACAACGGCATTGATCTTGGGCGATTTCCCGACCTTATGGATCGAGTTGCCCGCGAAAGACTCTTCGAGCAGTTGCAACTGCCCTCTGACATGAGAGTTCTGGTCCACGTCGGCCGCGATACTCCCGCGAAGAACCACAAGCGACTTTTGTCAATTTTTTCCGAGTTAAAAAAATCACTGCCGCAAGCAGTTCTCCTATTGGTTGGCGATCTGGCACAGAACTCATCACTTTTAGGGGAAGTCCGACAACACGGCGTGGAAGGTTCGGTTCGATTTCTCGGACGTCGCGATGACGTGCCCTTCATTTTGGCTGCTGCGGATTTGATGGTGTTCCCATCTCTATGGGAGGGAATGCCGGGAGCGGTGCTGGAATCACTTGCCGTCGGCACGCCGGTGGTCGCCTCGGATATCCTGCCCCATCGGGAAATTGCCGAACAATTCCCAGGCTGTATCTGGCTGGTGCCGCTCGAGGAGTCTGACAAAACCTGGGCTGAACGGATTACGCAGGTTCCACAGCCTACTCCAGCAACCCGGCTGGCTGCGCGATCTGCGTTCCTTGCCGGGCCTTTTTCGCTGCAACGGGCAGCAGAGCAACTCCTGAACATCTGGTGCTCGGCCCGCGCCGATAAGAACCTTTTTCACGTGGAATTGGGCTCCCATGGGAAGACGACGGCGGAACAACGGAGGGCCGCATGA
- a CDS encoding glycosyltransferase — MKILHVAPLSWKNPNGVTEAVTNLALAQSQFPQVQVGLLVSSVDPGPVPQLPLPVLLRRDMVHLAGWSSIWECVRSRLFVPDLVVFHSTFVPFHAWLARELRRRFVPYIVCPHGGMTREALAHKAWKKRLGRRLFFDALVAGASAIQYLSQGEYERSGDWGRPVIIAGNGVWPPPEEKLATPGRRDTREFLFLGRLQIEIKGLDVLLEAAARCQRELRQSQTRVRIVGPGCAQSETYLRDEVARHSLGDIVRVEGPVRGDAKAQAYATADVFLHPSRTEGHPTSILEALSYGVPVVVTVQTNVLHQVLAAGAGWAATHDPGDLARTLVRLARAAPQTLAAAGRAARQLALQHFTWPQAAQKTLSKYTQILRLARAA, encoded by the coding sequence ATGAAGATCCTCCATGTTGCCCCCCTTAGCTGGAAGAACCCCAATGGGGTTACTGAAGCCGTCACCAATCTGGCGCTGGCCCAGTCGCAATTTCCTCAAGTCCAGGTCGGACTGCTCGTGAGCAGCGTTGATCCCGGGCCCGTTCCTCAGTTGCCCCTGCCGGTGTTGCTACGCCGGGATATGGTTCATCTGGCCGGTTGGAGTTCTATATGGGAATGTGTCAGGTCCCGGCTGTTCGTGCCGGACCTTGTTGTGTTTCACAGCACGTTCGTGCCTTTTCATGCGTGGCTGGCGAGAGAGCTCCGGCGTCGCTTCGTACCTTATATTGTGTGTCCACATGGGGGAATGACACGCGAGGCACTGGCCCATAAGGCCTGGAAGAAGAGGCTCGGCCGACGCCTGTTCTTCGATGCCCTTGTCGCGGGTGCGAGCGCTATCCAGTATCTCTCGCAAGGCGAATATGAGCGGTCGGGCGACTGGGGACGTCCGGTCATTATCGCGGGAAATGGTGTCTGGCCTCCGCCCGAAGAAAAGCTGGCCACCCCGGGACGTCGTGACACACGCGAGTTTTTGTTCCTCGGTCGCCTGCAAATTGAGATTAAAGGGTTGGATGTTCTTCTCGAAGCTGCAGCAAGATGTCAAAGGGAACTTCGGCAAAGCCAGACGCGAGTGAGAATCGTCGGCCCAGGTTGTGCTCAATCGGAGACGTACCTGCGGGATGAGGTGGCCAGGCATTCCCTGGGGGATATTGTGCGTGTGGAGGGGCCGGTCCGAGGAGACGCAAAAGCCCAAGCCTACGCAACTGCCGATGTATTTCTCCATCCTTCCCGGACCGAGGGCCATCCGACGAGTATCCTGGAGGCGCTCTCCTACGGAGTGCCGGTCGTCGTAACGGTCCAGACCAATGTCCTGCACCAGGTGCTGGCCGCCGGAGCGGGCTGGGCTGCGACACATGACCCCGGTGACCTGGCAAGGACTCTCGTCCGCCTGGCGAGAGCCGCGCCGCAGACACTCGCTGCCGCAGGACGTGCAGCCCGGCAACTCGCTCTGCAACATTTCACATGGCCTCAGGCCGCCCAAAAAACGTTATCTAAGTACACACAGATTCTCCGCCTGGCGCGGGCCGCGTGA
- a CDS encoding O-antigen ligase family protein, translating into MSLGDVAIFLTALMAAFAVTMRAVGDRFHLEIPELIHFYVYVPTFLLACLTWLTRPRFLRSWPFLFATAIPVVGLCYGESPSLGTNAVVAFYLVSGVALAALIADRNRWRWAARVFVLVNAFLVFFIFWLNYQASNGSLRLTLIKYGYLLLSDMTKSANPNQVGAQFAFASVVGFVVFLRSGRLILPSQTASVLQPVSLVGDFLLSRSGTIAPQWWRFEHLQQDTVEPHTPNRRFEFGRADWGILAGTMVCALGCVLTASRGATLGLIVGASAAILGSLGLQPIRRVRDFVVFAVLAFLVGTLVAATLNVNPLERLSNRIFGGEGETVVTAGSRLQIWENAFRAWLADPVRFLVGAGTGGADVALGKFDPGAKFDDYGTIRRSCHNIFIEWALSYGLVGILPGVILALTVWSQAAALDRQEFAMDRRALLLTIATLGMTGVAYRYLSWPMMAGLSLALLEFTSGTPVGTFRAPTMQPPHWVHGPGWQVQVKLPESYQPISRWPI; encoded by the coding sequence ATGAGCTTGGGAGATGTTGCGATTTTTTTGACGGCACTGATGGCGGCCTTCGCCGTCACAATGAGAGCGGTGGGGGATCGTTTTCATCTAGAAATTCCCGAATTGATCCACTTCTACGTGTACGTGCCAACATTTCTCCTGGCCTGCCTCACCTGGCTGACTCGGCCCCGATTTCTAAGAAGCTGGCCCTTTCTATTTGCCACGGCCATCCCAGTTGTGGGACTGTGCTACGGAGAATCGCCCAGTTTGGGGACGAACGCTGTTGTGGCGTTTTATCTTGTATCCGGCGTGGCCCTGGCAGCGTTAATCGCCGACCGCAACCGTTGGAGATGGGCTGCCCGCGTTTTCGTGCTGGTAAACGCGTTTCTGGTGTTTTTCATTTTTTGGCTGAATTATCAGGCCAGTAACGGCTCCCTCCGGCTGACGCTGATCAAATACGGTTACCTTCTTCTCAGCGACATGACGAAGTCAGCCAATCCAAATCAAGTGGGCGCCCAGTTCGCTTTTGCCAGCGTTGTGGGATTCGTGGTCTTTTTGCGGTCAGGCAGGCTCATCCTTCCTAGTCAGACAGCATCTGTTCTTCAGCCGGTCTCGCTGGTAGGAGATTTTTTGCTAAGCCGATCCGGAACCATCGCGCCACAGTGGTGGCGATTCGAACACCTACAACAAGATACCGTAGAACCCCACACTCCCAACCGGCGTTTTGAATTCGGTCGGGCGGATTGGGGAATCTTGGCAGGAACGATGGTTTGTGCGCTGGGTTGTGTCTTGACCGCCTCCCGTGGAGCCACGCTCGGACTGATTGTCGGTGCCAGTGCCGCGATTTTGGGAAGCCTCGGACTTCAGCCCATCCGTCGCGTCCGTGACTTTGTGGTCTTCGCCGTCCTCGCTTTTCTCGTGGGGACTCTTGTCGCAGCTACTCTCAACGTTAATCCACTGGAGCGTCTGTCGAATCGCATATTCGGAGGAGAAGGGGAGACGGTCGTCACTGCTGGCAGTCGCCTTCAGATTTGGGAGAACGCGTTCCGCGCCTGGCTGGCCGACCCCGTCCGCTTTCTCGTGGGAGCGGGAACAGGTGGGGCCGACGTCGCGTTGGGGAAATTTGACCCAGGTGCCAAATTTGACGACTATGGAACGATCAGAAGGAGCTGCCACAACATATTCATCGAATGGGCGCTCAGTTATGGCCTCGTGGGAATCTTGCCGGGCGTTATCCTCGCGCTCACCGTGTGGAGCCAGGCGGCGGCGTTGGATCGCCAAGAATTTGCCATGGATCGCCGGGCCCTGCTTCTCACAATTGCCACCTTAGGTATGACGGGGGTTGCCTACCGTTACCTGAGCTGGCCGATGATGGCCGGTCTCTCCCTCGCACTTTTAGAGTTCACATCGGGTACGCCAGTGGGAACGTTTCGCGCCCCAACAATGCAACCGCCACACTGGGTGCACGGGCCAGGTTGGCAGGTTCAAGTAAAGTTGCCCGAAAGTTATCAACCGATATCTCGGTGGCCGATATAG
- a CDS encoding ThuA domain-containing protein: protein MRQRVALLIAGLVMWGFTGNGFAEGTDGHSGKIRVLLTYGGHGFEEKPFFEMFDKMEGIEYKAIKLPDQADMLNPAAAEQFDVIVMYDMVPRITPQQQEAFVALLKKGIGVVSLHHNMGAHRDWDEFRKIIGGKFILQECVIDGQTYKPSGWAHGQDYKVIIADPEHPITRGLKDFVIHDETYKDYYTAPNVHVILKTDCPNNDPEIGWVTSYGNSRVFYLMLGHDHLAWSNPNYPILLKRGIEWAAGRLK, encoded by the coding sequence ATGAGACAGCGTGTGGCTCTGCTGATTGCGGGACTGGTGATGTGGGGTTTTACAGGGAATGGCTTTGCCGAGGGGACCGATGGTCATTCCGGCAAGATACGTGTCCTGCTGACTTACGGGGGGCACGGATTCGAGGAAAAGCCGTTCTTCGAAATGTTCGACAAGATGGAGGGGATTGAATACAAAGCCATCAAACTTCCGGACCAGGCCGACATGCTCAATCCCGCCGCCGCCGAGCAATTCGATGTGATCGTCATGTACGACATGGTGCCTCGCATCACGCCCCAGCAGCAGGAAGCCTTTGTCGCCCTGCTCAAAAAGGGAATCGGAGTTGTTTCGCTCCACCACAATATGGGAGCCCACCGCGATTGGGACGAGTTCCGCAAGATCATCGGAGGAAAATTCATCCTGCAGGAGTGCGTGATCGACGGGCAAACATACAAACCCTCGGGCTGGGCGCATGGCCAGGATTACAAAGTGATCATCGCTGATCCGGAACATCCCATCACTCGAGGATTGAAAGACTTCGTCATCCATGACGAAACCTACAAGGATTACTATACCGCTCCCAATGTTCACGTCATACTCAAGACCGACTGTCCCAACAATGATCCGGAAATTGGATGGGTCACTTCGTATGGCAATAGCCGGGTGTTTTACCTCATGCTGGGGCACGATCATCTTGCCTGGAGCAACCCCAATTATCCCATCCTGTTGAAACGTGGGATTGAATGGGCGGCAGGACGGTTGAAGTAA
- a CDS encoding Gfo/Idh/MocA family oxidoreductase, which translates to MSDVLKTSRRSFLETSAVVGGAALMGSLNLARSVHAAGSDVLKVCLVGCGGRGNGAVRDHIQASQKTGIKVQVVAVADAFEDRARNTAENLRKEFGKDIVDLPDDRVFVGLDAYKKAIDCGVDIMINASPPGFRPFQYEYAIKAGKHVFMEKPVCVDAPGFRKVMAANKLADEKGLKVGVGLQRHHQASYIEEIGAIKEGKIGEIMFLRAYWNGGAIWIRRRQPGQNELQYQVYNWYHFTWLSGDNIVEQHVHNLDVCNWVMSDDLTNPVHPIEANGMGGCEMRYRGENRGVGQIYDHHFVEFTYPNGVKMYSQCRQINGCWNIVAEAAHGTKGVSPCSAGGRGGTNPYVQEHIDFLNAIVKNEKYNEGYFGATSSFTAVLGRMATYSGKVVRWDEAVEKGPVIAPEITSWDQEPPVKPDANGDYPIAQPGVYEPY; encoded by the coding sequence ATGAGTGATGTGCTGAAAACATCTCGACGAAGCTTCCTGGAAACCTCGGCCGTGGTGGGCGGTGCGGCACTGATGGGGTCGCTCAATCTCGCACGTTCCGTCCACGCGGCGGGCAGTGATGTCCTCAAAGTCTGCTTGGTGGGCTGCGGCGGCCGGGGTAATGGCGCTGTTCGCGATCACATCCAAGCTTCTCAGAAAACGGGAATCAAGGTACAGGTGGTTGCGGTGGCCGATGCCTTCGAAGATCGTGCCCGCAATACCGCTGAAAACCTTCGCAAAGAGTTCGGTAAAGATATCGTGGATTTGCCGGACGACCGTGTGTTCGTGGGACTGGATGCCTACAAAAAAGCCATCGATTGTGGCGTCGACATCATGATCAATGCGTCTCCACCGGGCTTCCGGCCGTTCCAGTACGAGTACGCCATCAAAGCCGGCAAGCACGTCTTCATGGAAAAGCCGGTGTGCGTTGATGCTCCGGGCTTCCGCAAGGTGATGGCCGCGAACAAGCTGGCCGATGAGAAAGGATTGAAGGTCGGCGTCGGGCTTCAGCGGCACCATCAGGCCAGCTACATCGAGGAAATTGGCGCAATCAAAGAGGGCAAAATCGGTGAGATCATGTTCCTCCGGGCATACTGGAACGGTGGTGCGATCTGGATTCGTCGCCGTCAGCCCGGCCAGAACGAGCTCCAGTACCAGGTGTACAACTGGTATCATTTCACATGGCTCAGCGGCGATAACATTGTCGAGCAGCATGTCCATAACCTCGACGTGTGCAACTGGGTGATGAGTGATGATCTGACCAACCCGGTCCACCCAATCGAGGCAAACGGTATGGGTGGGTGCGAGATGCGATATCGGGGTGAGAATCGGGGTGTTGGTCAGATTTATGACCACCACTTTGTGGAATTCACCTATCCCAATGGCGTCAAGATGTACAGTCAGTGCCGCCAGATCAATGGCTGCTGGAACATCGTGGCTGAGGCGGCCCATGGCACCAAGGGCGTGTCGCCGTGCTCTGCTGGTGGTCGGGGTGGCACGAACCCCTATGTGCAGGAGCACATTGACTTCCTGAACGCCATTGTGAAGAACGAGAAGTACAACGAAGGGTACTTCGGCGCGACGAGCAGCTTCACAGCGGTTCTCGGCCGCATGGCTACCTACAGTGGTAAAGTTGTCCGTTGGGACGAGGCTGTGGAAAAGGGTCCCGTCATCGCTCCGGAGATCACCTCCTGGGACCAGGAACCCCCGGTGAAGCCGGACGCCAACGGCGATTACCCAATCGCTCAGCCCGGCGTGTATGAACCATACTGA
- a CDS encoding FAD:protein FMN transferase, with product MRWLREAEEMAAPLRIICYHPDGVVADRAMARAIARIHQLNAIFSDYDPTSEVRRLCETAGTGKKVQVSDDLWQLLTFSLKISEQTAGAFDVTIGPIVRLWRRARMSREMPPAYRFDEARQAVGYQFVRLYPEDRAVELLRPGMRLDFGAVAKGYAIDAALKVMRQEGVPSALIDLGGDLGLGESPPDRGHWSVAVAAMKPGEPPSYFVRRARCGIATSGDRYRFVVIGGKRYSHIVDPRTGVGLTDQSEVTVIAPNATLADALATAVSVLGPERGLAWVDTFPDAAALYLRLVGDHTEVHTSKQWKELSGETPDAQP from the coding sequence GTGCGATGGCTCCGTGAAGCCGAGGAGATGGCTGCTCCCCTGCGAATCATTTGCTACCATCCCGACGGCGTGGTTGCCGACCGGGCAATGGCCCGGGCGATCGCTCGCATCCACCAGCTCAACGCGATTTTCAGCGACTATGACCCAACCAGTGAGGTCCGCCGCCTTTGTGAGACGGCAGGAACGGGGAAAAAGGTGCAGGTCAGCGACGATTTGTGGCAGCTCCTCACGTTCAGCCTCAAGATCTCTGAGCAAACCGCAGGGGCGTTTGATGTCACAATCGGCCCGATTGTGCGACTGTGGCGAAGGGCCCGCATGTCCCGCGAGATGCCCCCCGCCTATCGCTTTGACGAAGCACGTCAGGCAGTGGGGTATCAGTTTGTGCGACTCTATCCCGAAGATCGGGCTGTGGAGCTCCTGCGGCCGGGAATGCGACTGGATTTCGGTGCTGTTGCGAAGGGCTATGCCATTGATGCAGCCCTTAAGGTCATGCGGCAGGAAGGTGTGCCTTCAGCATTGATCGATCTGGGAGGCGACCTCGGGCTGGGCGAGTCTCCACCCGATCGCGGCCATTGGAGTGTTGCCGTGGCAGCCATGAAGCCGGGAGAGCCGCCAAGTTACTTTGTGCGGCGGGCACGGTGTGGCATAGCGACGTCGGGCGATCGTTACCGCTTTGTGGTCATTGGCGGGAAACGCTACTCGCACATCGTCGATCCACGAACTGGCGTAGGCCTGACCGACCAAAGCGAGGTGACGGTAATTGCCCCAAATGCGACCCTGGCCGATGCTTTGGCCACGGCGGTCAGTGTTCTTGGACCGGAAAGAGGGCTGGCCTGGGTGGATACTTTTCCGGATGCGGCCGCCCTTTATCTGCGGCTTGTGGGAGATCACACCGAAGTCCATACGTCGAAACAGTGGAAGGAGTTGAGTGGGGAAACACCGGATGCCCAGCCGTGA
- a CDS encoding formylglycine-generating enzyme family protein, producing the protein MRSWLWVGVGTVVLGWGMTSLWAEEGTGQKVNPAEDLVIKWLPEPYPVPNADAKTEAEMKPYTEVIVGTDIKFDMVPIPGGKFLMGSPENEPGRKPDEGPQHEVEIEPFWMAKYETLWDAYETWSFELDKRRREQTKEPATKWDEIADAIARPTPPYTDMSFGMGKKDRPAVCMTLYAAQHFCKWLCAKTGRYYRLPTEAEWEYACRAGTTTAYSFGNDPANLDDYAWYFDNSDDKYHKVGEKKPNPWGLYDMHGNVAEWVLDQYVPDAYQKFAGKTVKNPIVPVTKEFPVVVRGGSWMDDPEMLRSAARRASHPDWKMQDPQIPQSIWYLTDAPFVGFRVVRPLRLPTEEEAKLYEPDPEILRNYRKAQGGKQ; encoded by the coding sequence ATGCGCTCCTGGTTATGGGTTGGTGTGGGAACAGTGGTGCTGGGATGGGGGATGACATCCCTTTGGGCTGAGGAAGGAACCGGACAAAAAGTCAACCCGGCTGAAGACCTGGTCATCAAATGGCTGCCCGAACCATATCCTGTGCCCAATGCGGATGCGAAAACCGAGGCGGAGATGAAGCCTTACACGGAAGTGATTGTGGGCACAGATATCAAATTCGATATGGTACCGATCCCGGGTGGAAAGTTCCTGATGGGAAGCCCGGAGAATGAACCCGGCCGAAAACCCGACGAGGGGCCGCAGCACGAGGTGGAAATTGAACCTTTCTGGATGGCGAAGTACGAGACGCTCTGGGACGCTTACGAGACATGGTCTTTCGAGCTGGATAAGCGGCGTCGGGAGCAGACGAAAGAGCCTGCTACCAAGTGGGATGAAATCGCCGACGCGATTGCTCGCCCCACTCCGCCTTATACCGATATGTCTTTCGGCATGGGTAAAAAAGATCGGCCTGCCGTGTGCATGACGCTCTACGCCGCCCAGCACTTCTGCAAGTGGCTCTGTGCGAAAACGGGCCGTTATTACCGGCTGCCAACTGAAGCTGAATGGGAATATGCCTGCCGGGCGGGAACCACGACGGCTTATTCGTTTGGAAATGATCCCGCGAATCTGGATGATTACGCCTGGTATTTCGACAACAGTGACGACAAATATCACAAAGTCGGAGAAAAGAAGCCGAATCCGTGGGGGCTTTATGACATGCACGGCAATGTCGCGGAGTGGGTGCTCGATCAGTATGTGCCCGATGCTTATCAAAAATTCGCGGGCAAGACCGTGAAGAATCCCATTGTTCCGGTTACCAAGGAGTTCCCGGTGGTGGTGCGGGGCGGCTCCTGGATGGATGATCCCGAGATGCTCCGCAGTGCCGCCCGGCGTGCTTCTCATCCGGACTGGAAAATGCAGGACCCGCAAATCCCGCAAAGCATCTGGTATCTCACAGATGCGCCTTTTGTGGGGTTCCGCGTTGTTCGCCCGCTGCGATTGCCGACCGAAGAGGAAGCCAAGCTCTACGAACCCGATCCCGAAATCCTGCGGAATTATCGGAAGGCCCAGGGCGGTAAGCAGTGA
- a CDS encoding DMT family transporter, producing the protein MPSRDHTSEVLSSASLSKTAARLCVVGAVILWSTSGFFTKSHFFDNWPIEWRGAMFGFWRTLAAAIVLLPLVRGVRFRPMLVPMVISFAGMNITFLTAMVLSTAANAIWLESTAPFWVLLSCLFLFREPLQKRDFLPFLAAFAGVALILTFELTRTEKLSQLGVIAGLLSGICYGGVIVTLRQLREENSAWLVALNHAASAVVLAPLVLLLGYWPTPFQLAWLVTFGVVQMAIPYLLLTTGLKVIPSHEVALIGLLEPILNPIWAYLVWGERPAWWTLAGGTCILLGLFLRYVAGGNNTTSH; encoded by the coding sequence ATGCCCAGCCGTGATCACACCTCAGAAGTCCTGAGCTCTGCTTCCCTCAGCAAAACCGCGGCCCGGTTGTGCGTGGTGGGAGCGGTCATTCTCTGGAGCACTAGCGGCTTCTTCACCAAATCCCACTTTTTTGATAACTGGCCAATAGAATGGCGCGGCGCCATGTTCGGATTCTGGCGAACGCTGGCCGCTGCAATCGTTTTGTTACCGCTGGTTCGTGGCGTTCGTTTTCGGCCGATGCTTGTTCCTATGGTCATATCATTTGCCGGAATGAACATCACCTTCCTGACGGCGATGGTCCTCAGCACGGCGGCGAACGCCATTTGGCTGGAAAGTACGGCCCCCTTTTGGGTACTTCTTTCATGCCTTTTTCTGTTCCGCGAGCCACTTCAAAAAAGAGATTTCCTGCCGTTCCTGGCCGCGTTTGCCGGGGTGGCCCTGATTCTGACCTTCGAGCTCACCCGTACGGAAAAACTTTCCCAACTGGGCGTCATCGCGGGATTGCTCTCCGGAATTTGCTACGGTGGCGTGATTGTGACACTTCGGCAACTTCGTGAAGAAAACTCGGCCTGGCTTGTGGCCCTTAATCACGCGGCCTCGGCAGTCGTACTGGCTCCGCTTGTGCTGCTTCTCGGCTACTGGCCCACCCCCTTTCAACTGGCCTGGCTTGTCACCTTTGGCGTCGTCCAGATGGCCATCCCCTATCTTCTCCTCACGACGGGGCTCAAAGTAATTCCCAGTCACGAAGTTGCGCTCATTGGACTTCTGGAGCCGATCCTCAATCCTATTTGGGCGTATCTTGTTTGGGGCGAACGCCCGGCCTGGTGGACTCTGGCAGGCGGAACCTGCATCTTGCTGGGATTGTTTCTCCGATATGTCGCCGGCGGCAACAACACCACGTCCCATTAA